The Flavobacteriales bacterium genome segment GCCAAAATGGCGATACTCACTACTACAACGATGATCTTTCTTACCATTTTTCTATTTGTTGTTGCTGCAACTAAAATCTATATTTTCTTGAATTGTCTTCATTACACGTACGACCGCATCTTTGTCTTCTTGACTCACGTTTTTCTCCATCTCGGAGGCAATAGCCAACAACAGCGGAGCAGTTTCGTTCAGCACTTTCTCACCATTTTTTGTGAGATGTACCAAGTTGACCCTTTTATCATCGGCAGAGGTAATGCGCGCTACAAGGTTTTTATTCTCCATCCCGCTTAAAAGCCGCGTCAAACTGGTCTTGTCAC includes the following:
- a CDS encoding MarR family transcriptional regulator, with amino-acid sequence MKNRVPPGFEHLMLPWIGKTMKHIDLFIQSKLAEQGVHLSRQQVVLMKILYQDGPLPQNDLAFLTDRDKTSLTRLLSGMENKNLVARITSADDKRVNLVHLTKNGEKVLNETAPLLLAIASEMEKNVSQEDKDAVVRVMKTIQENIDFSCSNNK